The proteins below are encoded in one region of Macaca nemestrina isolate mMacNem1 chromosome 10, mMacNem.hap1, whole genome shotgun sequence:
- the LOC105470127 gene encoding YY1-associated factor 2 isoform X4: MGDKKSPTRPKRQPKPSSDEGYWDCSVCTFRNSAEAFKCMMCDVRKGTSTRDSKEGGKLVSYSTASLGVRGTLRNRVGGGSSEEKKQAEYLAPGRRRNIVHRGVGPGQRSGPSLKEA; encoded by the exons ATGGGAGACAAGAAGAGCCCCACCAG GCCGAAGCGGCAGCCGAAGCCGTCCTCGGATGAGGGTTACTGGGACTGTAGCGTCTGCACCTTCCGGAACAGCGCCGAGGCCTTCAAGTGCATGATGTGCGATGTGCGGAAGGGCACCTCCACccg GGACAGCAAGGAAGGGGGGAAGCTGGTGTCCTACTCCACAGCCAGTCTTGGGGTTAGAGGAACCCTGAGAAATAGAGTAGGTGGTGGCAGCTCAGAAGAGAAGAAACAGGCTGAATACCTGGCACCTGGAAGAAGAAGGAATATAGTACACAGGGGAGTTGGCCCAGGACAGAGAAGTGGGCCTAGTTTAAAAGAGGCTTGA